A genome region from Lucilia cuprina isolate Lc7/37 chromosome 3, ASM2204524v1, whole genome shotgun sequence includes the following:
- the LOC111677381 gene encoding uncharacterized protein LOC111677381 has protein sequence MTTKETTMEKSVLTDKNNTAVYQQTTKPKKKRRDKSDLGPDFVAPDGGWGWVVCLAAGFSNFSLFPALQQYGLIYRDRMKNLGFDAKQTTTIVNVVMAISSLTGLVNGAMFRRFTFRQVALVGSLLGFAGIFLSAFCVQFWQYVVCFSSIYGIGLGLCMAASALAVNTYFKNKRRKATGFSWTITGLGPIIFPYFSTVLMYNYGAQGSILVYSAIALNAFLCALTFQPVLRHVKKPEKEKLAETNGNTLPNTANANDKDLAEFECKYCQYQRKGKRSIFSSQYLFNEDDPERPGYEITEPATPMLARANDGWYGSKMSLASEKLPRYRPSKVLKRQLSRRDGGEGGHEETPDEASLYKPNYFNREREDEDRYASKTSIYSKPGFDEFRCTCAEEKALLQKLTDEEKKLEAAKLQAAIEEDERIKSKMTIGQKIVKFFDLDLLKDFTFVNLAMGMTIMMFGEMNFSVLTPFILNSFGYSDGQISLAMSLLGGMDITVRFLAPFALEKVKLDNRVLFAFGIIAISIGRVIVTITDSYNVVMAVFVLIGFGKGFRTIFSPLIIPSYVPLNRLPAASGLQLIFNSIFSFAFGPILGIITDVYSYKVTIHFINGLTTMALLFWLSESMIRKMLKKRSQGAQV, from the exons atgacTACAAAAGAAACAACTATGGAAAAATCAGTTCTAACAGATAAAAATAATACTGCTGTGTATCAACAGACcacaaaaccaaaaaagaaaCGGAGAGATAAAAGTGATTTGGGTCCCGATTTTGTGGCACCCGATGGTGGTTGGGGTTGGGTGGTATGTTTAGCCGCCGGTTTCAGTAAT TTCTCCTTATTTCCCGCCCTGCAACAATATGGTCTTATATATCGAGATCGCATGAAAAATTTGGGTTTTGATGCCAAACAAACCACCACTATAGTTAATGTAGTCATGGCCATATCTTCTTTAACGGGTTTGGTAAATGGTGCCATGTTTAGAAGATTTACTTTTAGGCAAGTGGCTTTAGTGGGCAGTCTTTTGGGTTTTGCCGGTATTTTCCTATCAGCATTTTGTGTGCAATTTTGGCAATATGTAGTGTGTTTCTCCAGTATTTATG GTATTGGTTTGGGTCTGTGCATGGCAGCCAGTGCTTTAGCCGTAAATacctatttcaaaaataaacggCGTAAGGCTACTGGTTTCTCTTGGACCATAACCGGTTTGGGTCCCATTATATTCCCCTATTTTTCCACCGTTTTAATGTACAACTATGGTGCCCAGGGCTCCATATTAGTTTACTCCGCCATAGCTCTTAATGCTTTCCTGTGTGCCTTGACTTTTCAGCCTGTTTTACGTCATGTAAAAAAACCTGAAAAAGAAAAGTTGGCCGAAACTAATGGCAATACCTTACCCAATACCGCTAATGCCAATGACAAAGATCTAGCCGAGTTTGAGTGTAAATATTGTCAGTATCAACGCAAGGGAAAACGTAGCATTTTCTCCTCACAATATCTCTTCAATGAAGATGATCCCGAAAGACCCGGCTATGAGATTACCGAACCGGCTACACCCATGTTGGCCAGAGCTAATGATGGTTGGTATGGTTCGAAAATGTCTTTGGCATCGGAAAAGCTACCACGCTACAGACCCTCAAAAGTATTAAAACGTCAGTTGTCGAGACGTGATGGTGGCGAGGGTGGTCATGAGGAAACTCCAGACGAGGCTTCTTTATATAAACCTAATTATTTCAATCGTGAAAGAGAAGATGAAGATCGTTATGCTAGTAAAACGAGTATCTATTCTAAACCTGGTTTTGATGAATTTCGCTGTACTTGTGCCGAGGAAAAGGCTTTACTGCAAAAACTAACCGATGAAGAGAAAAAGTTGGAAGCAGCCAAACTACAAGCGGCCATAGAAGAAGATGAAcgtattaaaagtaaaatgacTATAGGTcaaaaaatagtgaaatttttcGATTTGGATTTATTGAAAGATTTCACCTTTGTCAATCTGGCCATGGGCATGACTATAATGATGTTTGGTGAAATGAATTTTTCCGTATTGACACCCTTTATCTTAAACagttttggttattcggatggtCAAATTTCCCTGGCCATGTCTTTGTTGGGCGGTATGGATATTACAGTGCGTTTCTTGGCACCTTTTGCTttggaaaaagtaaaattagaTAATCGTGTTTTATTTGCCTTTGGCATTATAGCCATTTCGATTGGCCGTGTTATTGTAACCATAACCGATTCGTATAATGTCGTTATGGcggtatttgttttgattggtTTCGGCAAGGGCTTTCGTACGATTTTCTCACCTTTAATTATACCCAGTTATGTGCCATTAAATCGATTACCAGCTGCCTCCGGTTTACAATTGATATTTAactcaatattttcttttgccTTTGGTCCAATTTTgg gtATTATCACCGATGTCTATAGCTATAAAGTAACTATACACTTTATTAATGGTCTTACTACTATGGCTCTATTGTTTTGGCTAAGTGAATCTATGATTcgtaaaatgttaaagaaaagatCACAGGGAGCTCAAGTTTAA